The Paenibacillus sp. 37 sequence GCATGATAAGACAGCCGTGACTAGATCTGAATTAATTGACAGCAAGTAAGGGAATCCGAGACTAGTATTAGAACAATTCGACGTGCTCATGCAGTCTAACTGCTCTAATTTCAGCCAAAGCACAAATAACCACTACTCTCGTAGTGGTCATTGTTAAGTTATAGCTCACTTGCTGATCTCGGCAATCGTCTGTCTCCCTCCCGGTATAAACTGAACTTGCTTTTCTCTGCGAATGGATCGCTCCGAATCCTATGTTGTTATAGTGCGAAAAATCCATTCTGTACAGCTTGTTTCACCCACTCTTGGAGTGGAGTGCCCGGTGTAGCAGAACGCAACTCGTCGCTGACCTGGTCTGGCTTGGGAAGTAATTGAAAATGAGAATTTAATCCAAGCCATTTGTAGGAGTCGGCGAGGCCTTTTGCTGTTTCCTTGCCTAGCATTGGAGATAATGCTTCTTCGAACGCTTCCACGGGGAGAGAATAAAACTGTATTTTTCGATTTAATGTGGCGCTAAATTGCTCTGCCAGCTGATTTCCAGTTAGCGCCTCAGGTCCTACGATAGGCAATGTCTCCCCTGCCAGTTCTGGGTGGTTAAGTGCATATACGCTGTAAGCGGCTGCATCTTCCATACTAATCCATGCGACTGCAGAATCAGCAGGTACAGGGTAAGCCAGTGTTTGGTTGTCTACAACGCCGGGAATAAGGAAGTTTTCCATATAAAATGTAGGTTGTAGGATAATAGTCGGAATGCCACTTTGCTTCACATAAGCGATCAATTCTCTCTTAATATCATAAGCAGCAACACCTGTAACATCATCTGTAAAGAAACCGCTGGTATTAAAAACAAGGAGTTTAACATTGGCTTTTTTGGCAGCATCGACGGTATTACGGATGAATTGTCGATTACGCTCCAAGTCGTAGTCCACCGGCAGCACCAGGAATACTTTGTTGATACCGTGATGAGCAGGAGTTAGGCTGCTAGCATCTGTTAGATCGCCAACAAAGGCAGTAATGCCCTGCTCTTGAAGCTGAGCGGCCTTGTCCGAATTTCTTACGATTGTATGAACGGCGTGTCCTTCTTTCAGAAGCTTGCTGGCGACTGCTCCTCCTTGTACGCCGCCTGCTCCATATACTAATATCTTATCCTTAGTTGTCATTTATTCATCATCCTTCCGTTTACTAAAAGTAATTTAGTGACTATAGTTAAATAATATAGGTTTAAATTCAATAATGTAAGTACGCACATGAAGGATATATAGTATCCTTAAGGATACCTAAAAAGGAGAGAATCAGAGTGGATAATCAAGACTCACATTGCTCGCAATGCCCGGTTGAATTTACAGTCAATATGATTGGGGGCAAGTATAAGCTGCTTATTCTGCACAACCTTTCGCTTCTCGGCGTAAGACGGTTTAATGAATTAAGAAAAGGATTTCCCAATATTACGCAGCGTACACTCACTCGCCAGCTGCGTGAGCTCGAAAACGATGGGCTGATTAACCGACAAGTGTATTCTGAAATTCCACCCAAGGTAGAGTATTCTTTGTCAGAGACCGGGAAGAGCCTTCATTCTATACTTTATCAGATAGAGGAATGGGGCTTAAATTATATCGCAAATAATCCAAAAAATTCATAGGCCATGGCAAGTATGTCTCAGTTCACATCATACCCATGGTCTGTATTTCCTTTAAAAAAATAGAGAATTCGAGTCTGATTGCACTTTCCGGTCTCTGAACTGTCCCGGAGTTTCATTATTAAATTTGCGAAACACTTTATAAAAAGTCCGCTGGTTCTCATACCCTACCATTCTGGCTATCGTATCCAGAGACAAATTCTTCATGCTAGCCATCATATCCTTAGCCTTACCTATCCTTACCTGGTTTATATATTGCACGAAAGTATTTCCGGTTTCCCGCTTAAAGATCTGTCCAAGGTACACTGGATGCAAATTCAGGTATTCCGCCGCATCAGATAAAGAAATATCCTTCATGTAACTTTGCTCTATATAGGCTTTTAGCAGTTTAATATGTTCGTTCTGCGAGGTACCCATTTCTTCAGGAGAATTGCCAGACACTTCCAAAATTTCACGTTCTTGAATCAGTTCACATGCTGTTCTTCTTAGAACCTCAGCTAACTCCACCTGGTTAATTGGCTTAAGTAAATACTCTATCACCTGCAATTTAACAGCTGTGCGTGCATAGTCGAATACATCGTGCCCAGTTAGGATAATGAAGCGCTTTATATCTTTTTGCTGCGCTCGCCGAATCAGCTCCAGACCGTCTATCTCTGGCATATGGATATCCGTAATGATTAAATCCGGACGGACAAGTTCTATTCGTTCCAGCGCTTCGATGCTATCACGAGCCGTTATGATTTGCCTGAACGCTGTCTTTTCTTCCTCAATCATGTCTCGCAGACCTTCCAGAATTATTGGCTCATCATCCACAATCAGTAGTTTGAGCATTGGAGTATTCCTCCTTCAGCAGCAGTTTAAGGCAACAAACCGTCTCTTTGCCGGGAGTACTTATTATTCCAAGCGATGATTCTTTACCGTAATATGCTTTGACCCGTTCAGCCACATTACTAAGCCCGATGCCTGTCGTCTTATGCTGCGATTCATGCTTGGTGATACTGCCCTCCAGCAGCCGCTGAAGAAACTTTATCTGCTGCTCCGATATCCCGGAACCGTTGTCGGCTACCTCAATCCACACATATCCATGTTTTCTTTCTATCCGCAACGTAATCCGCTTGCTGCCCCTGTTCCTGGACAAACCATGGATCATACTGTTCTCCACCAGCGGCTGCAGGATAAATCTGGGACAAGGCAACGATAATAGCGTTTCCTCTACCTGGAGCTCCACCTCAAGGTCACTCATACGGATTTGATGTATTGCGATATAGGTGCTTACATGATCTAGCTCATCTCGAAGCGTCGTATGTTCCGACTTTGACAGACTGTAGCGGAACAAATTACCGAGAGAAAGAGCCATCTCTGCTACTTTATAATCCTTATTTGATCTGGCAAGCATTCGCATCGTTTCTAGGGTATTATATAGAAAATGGGGTTGAATTTGTGCCTGCAGCATTTTGAAATCTGCTTCTTTCTTAAGCATCTCCACCTTTTGAACATGGTTTACTAATTCATCCATGCGGCTGATCATTTCATTATAGTTCGTGATTAGGAAGCCGATTTCGTCTTTCCCAGCTTTCCCCTTAACGGGGTTGTTCAGGAACTCTGGCTCCACTCTGCGCATATGACGCGAGAGCCGGACGATTCGTTTGGTTAGCGAAGAGACGATCCAAAAGTACAGAGCGGACAGCAAGGCGAGCAGCGCCAAACCGCAAGCTACCCATAACTGCTTTACCCTCAGGAATTCAAATAAAGCTGCCCGTTTATTCACCTCGATAATCGTTAGCCCCAGCTTTGGAATATGAACAGAATTAATCAACAGTCGATCATGGTCGGCAAGAAATCCTCCCAAGGATTCATTACCAAACAGCTGGATAATGGAGCGTATTTGCTCATCTGACAGCTTCGTATTCGTGACATAGCTAACCATCTTTCCTTGACGATCAAGCACCATTATTGCATTATCCGGATGTACTTGAGTCAAGGCCGACACGAATTGATCTAACATTGCAGGGTCAACACTTATCTGAATAATACCTAGATCAGTAATATAGGAATTACTGTACAGCTTCTGGAAATAACTCAGTGCCGGAGCGGCAGGATCGAAAGATTGCTTCCATAGTCCCTGGGCTGGACGCAACTCTCCAATTTCATCAGGAGTTAGGAATCTCCCTATATCACGATAGTTCTGAAAACCGGGAGCCTCCAATAGCCGTTTCTGATACTTGGGATAAACTGTAAGATTTTGCACTAAAGGATCTGCCAGATAAGCAAACGAAAATGCTGGATTAATTTCTTTTAAATACGAGTAGATTAAATCACGGTCATCCACAAACCCTCCTTGCAAAAAGTCAATTAAAGCTGCATTGTTTTGATAAACCGAAGTAAGTGATTCCAGCTTAGCCAGGCTTGAATCCAGATTGGATGCAGTCTGCTCCAAATTTTGCTGGTTTGCAAGTTGATATTGAGTGAGCATTTTGTCATACAGCTGAATATAGGAGAACAGAGCGAAGAACAGAAATGGAAGCACAATGAGGAGAATGTAACCCAAGTACATTTTTGTACGTATACGCATATTACATATCTCCCCGCTGTCTAATATGGTATTTTAACGTTGGTGAGCTCATACAGGATGCGGGCTTCTTGAGCCTGCATCCTGTATGAGCGGTATAGTGCCTGTATGTTTGCTTGTTACTTCGTTAACTGATCATACTTTTGCTTAAGAGGACCGTACTGCGCGGTTGCCCATTCTTCGAGCTTGCTCATTCCGATTTTTTCGGCTTTTTTAATCAGC is a genomic window containing:
- a CDS encoding SDR family oxidoreductase encodes the protein MTTKDKILVYGAGGVQGGAVASKLLKEGHAVHTIVRNSDKAAQLQEQGITAFVGDLTDASSLTPAHHGINKVFLVLPVDYDLERNRQFIRNTVDAAKKANVKLLVFNTSGFFTDDVTGVAAYDIKRELIAYVKQSGIPTIILQPTFYMENFLIPGVVDNQTLAYPVPADSAVAWISMEDAAAYSVYALNHPELAGETLPIVGPEALTGNQLAEQFSATLNRKIQFYSLPVEAFEEALSPMLGKETAKGLADSYKWLGLNSHFQLLPKPDQVSDELRSATPGTPLQEWVKQAVQNGFFAL
- a CDS encoding helix-turn-helix domain-containing protein, with the protein product MDNQDSHCSQCPVEFTVNMIGGKYKLLILHNLSLLGVRRFNELRKGFPNITQRTLTRQLRELENDGLINRQVYSEIPPKVEYSLSETGKSLHSILYQIEEWGLNYIANNPKNS
- a CDS encoding response regulator, which gives rise to MLKLLIVDDEPIILEGLRDMIEEEKTAFRQIITARDSIEALERIELVRPDLIITDIHMPEIDGLELIRRAQQKDIKRFIILTGHDVFDYARTAVKLQVIEYLLKPINQVELAEVLRRTACELIQEREILEVSGNSPEEMGTSQNEHIKLLKAYIEQSYMKDISLSDAAEYLNLHPVYLGQIFKRETGNTFVQYINQVRIGKAKDMMASMKNLSLDTIARMVGYENQRTFYKVFRKFNNETPGQFRDRKVQSDSNSLFF
- a CDS encoding sensor histidine kinase, with protein sequence MRIRTKMYLGYILLIVLPFLFFALFSYIQLYDKMLTQYQLANQQNLEQTASNLDSSLAKLESLTSVYQNNAALIDFLQGGFVDDRDLIYSYLKEINPAFSFAYLADPLVQNLTVYPKYQKRLLEAPGFQNYRDIGRFLTPDEIGELRPAQGLWKQSFDPAAPALSYFQKLYSNSYITDLGIIQISVDPAMLDQFVSALTQVHPDNAIMVLDRQGKMVSYVTNTKLSDEQIRSIIQLFGNESLGGFLADHDRLLINSVHIPKLGLTIIEVNKRAALFEFLRVKQLWVACGLALLALLSALYFWIVSSLTKRIVRLSRHMRRVEPEFLNNPVKGKAGKDEIGFLITNYNEMISRMDELVNHVQKVEMLKKEADFKMLQAQIQPHFLYNTLETMRMLARSNKDYKVAEMALSLGNLFRYSLSKSEHTTLRDELDHVSTYIAIHQIRMSDLEVELQVEETLLSLPCPRFILQPLVENSMIHGLSRNRGSKRITLRIERKHGYVWIEVADNGSGISEQQIKFLQRLLEGSITKHESQHKTTGIGLSNVAERVKAYYGKESSLGIISTPGKETVCCLKLLLKEEYSNAQTTDCG